The Chrysoperla carnea chromosome X, inChrCarn1.1, whole genome shotgun sequence genome includes a region encoding these proteins:
- the LOC123302504 gene encoding 5-aminolevulinate synthase, erythroid-specific, mitochondrial encodes MPCPFLTRLSATYVRNYAPSLLKTYGNHCPVASSTMCSMPATKVKEVDDILPLKIGEEITHQNESTEPLITSAAAITPEPIVQQQRPKFVTPIETVKLNEKVSEDSQKDGMFRYEEFFHDQIMRKKKDHSYRVFKKVLRLANEGSFPKALEYTYGEKPITVWCSNDYLGMSCHPKVKDAVRNALENHGAGSGGTRNISGNSILHEKLEKQIADLHQKDAALLFTSCYVANDSTLFTLAQVLPGCHIFSDEGNHASMIQGIRNSRVPKHIFRHNDPKHLEELLQKVDVNTPKIVAFETVHSMSGAVCPLEELCDVAHKYGALTFVDEVHAVGLYGDHGAGIGEREHLLHKINIVSGTLGKAFGNIGGYIAGSNKLVDMIRSYASGFIFTTSLPPTVLSGASAAIEILASEEGRELRAKHQSNVRYLRNQLMNYGFPVEHTPSHIIPIKVGNPLQCTMISDTLLKDYGHYVQAINYPTVKRGDEKLRLAPTPRHTPEMIDILVQDMIKIWKKLDLPLRGLQCPTECEFCRKPLLFDHYEERVRSNKSTSNINISCKIPNCPQLIACAT; translated from the exons atgcctTGCCCGTTTTTGACACGTTTAAGTGCTACATATGTGAGAAACTATGCACCGTCGTTACTCAAAACTTATGGAAATCATTGTCCAGTGGCTTCTTCAACAATGTGCTCCATGCCAGCGACCAAAGTTAaagaag TTGATGATATTTTACCATTGAAAATCGGCGAAGAGATTACTCATCAAAATGAATCTACTGAACCACTTATTACCTCAGCTGCAGCCATAACTCCGGAGCCAATTGTTCAACAACAACGGCCTAAATTTGTAACTCCAATTGAAACGGTTAAATTGAATGAGAAAGTATCAGAAGATTCGCAAAAAG atggaATGTTCCGTTATGAAGAATTTTTCCACGATCAAATTATGCGCAAAAAGAAGGATCATTCATATCGTGTGTTCAAAAAAGTTTTACGTTTAGCAAATGAAGGTTCATTTCCAAAAGCTTTAGAGTATACGTATGGCGAAAAACCAATAACCGTATGGTGTTCAAATGATTATTTGGGAATGTCCTGCCATCCTAAAGTTAAAGATGCCGTAAG aaatgcgTTGGAAAATCACGGAGCCGGAAGTGGAGGAACAAGAAACATATCTGGGAACTCAATTCTGcatgaaaaattagaaaaacaaatagCAGATTTGCATCAGAAAGACGCAGCGCTTTTATTCACATCTTGTTATGTCGCAAATGATTCCACATTATTTACTCTTGCTCAAGTTTTACCAG gttgTCATATATTTTCGGATGAAGGAAATCATGCGTCAATGATTCAAGGTATACGAAACAGTCGTGTACCCAAACATATTTTCCGTCACAATGATCCAAAGCATTTAGAAGAATTACTTCAAAAAGTTGATGTAAATACCCCAAAAATCGTTGCCTTTGAAACTGTACATTCCATGTCTGGTGCTGTTTGTCCACTTGAAGAACTCTGCGATGTAGCACACAAATACGGTGCTCTCACATTTGTCGACGAAGTTCACGCCGTTGGTCTATATGGCGACCATGGTGCTGGTATTGGAGAACGAGAACATTTACTGCATAAAATAAACATAGTCTCGGGTACTTTAGGAAAGGCATTCGGGAATATTGGAGGATATATCGCAGGATCGAACAAACTAGTGGACATGATACGATCTTACGCATCTGGTTTCATTTTTACTACTTCACTGCCACCTACTGTGTTATCTGGTGCTTCAGCGGCCATTGAAATTCTCGCATCGGAAGAGGGAAGAGAATTACGTGCAAAACATCAATCCAATGTACGTTATTTGCGTAATCAGTTGATGAACTACGGTTTCCCGGTGGAGCATACACCAAGCCATATAATTCCAATAAAAGTTGGTAATCCGTTACAATGTACTATGATATCGGATACATTACTGAAGGATTACGGGCATTATGTACAAGCTATCAATTATCCGACAGTGAAACGTGGTGATGAAAAATTACGTTTAGCACCAACGCCTCGTCATACACCCGAAATGATTGATATTTTGGTGCAGGATATGATAAAGATATGGAAGAAATTGGATTTGCCTTTGCGAGGTCTACAATGCCCAACG gAATGCGAATTTTGCCGTAAACCATTGTTGTTCGACCATTACGAGGAACGTGTACGCAGCAATAAAAGTACaagcaatataaatatttcatgtaaaattCCAAACTGTCCTCAATTAATCGCCTGCGCCACATAA